DNA sequence from the Thermoplasmatales archaeon genome:
AAAAGATTCATGTTAAATTATATGAGAAAGCTAAAAAAGGAGAAATTGAGATAGACGAAATATATATATGCCCAATTTGTGGTTACACTCATGTTGGCACTCCTCCAGAAAAATGTCCTGTCTGCAAGGCAAATAAGAAAAAATTTAAAAAATTTTAGGTGATAAAATGAAGAAATATAAATGTGTTGTATGTGGATATATATATGATCCAGAAGAAGGCGACATAGAAAATGGCATCCCGCCAGGCACCCCATTTGAGGCTCTACCCGCCGATTGGACATGCCCAATCTGTGGGGCGGGCAAGGAAGATTTTGAAGAAATATGAGCAGAGAGATAAAAAAGGATATATATTATGTGGGGGCAATTGACTGGCATCGCAGGCTGTTTGATGAGCTTATCCCTTTGCCAGATGGTACAACTTATAATTCATATTTGATAAGAGATGAAAAAATTGTTCTTATTGATACAGTTGATCCTAAAAAAGAAAATGAACTGGTTGAAAACCTTGAAGAAATAGGAATTCATAGAATAGATTATATCATTGCAAACCATGCAGAGCAGGATCACTCTGGTTCCCTGCCAGCAATAATTTCAAGATATAAAGAAGCGAAGATTTTAACAAATGAAAGATGCAAGGAATTTTTGAAAGATTTGCTCCTTATACCTGATGAAAGATTTATTACGATTAAAGATAAACAGGAAATATCAATAGGACATAGGAAATTGAAATTTTTCCTTACTCCATGGACCCACTGGCCAGAGACAATGATTACCTATGACATGGAAGACAAAATTCTTTTTACATGCGATTTGTTTGGCTCACATCTTGCAACGAGCAACATCTTCTCCAGAGATGAAAAATTATATTCAGCGGCAAAAAGATATTATGCAGAGATAATGATGCCATTCAGAAATAAAATAAAAGATTATATTTCCAGTATAGAAAAAATGGATATTGAAATAATTGCACCGAGCCATGGTCCAATATACAGAGAACCAGAATTTATATTAAATGCTTACAAGGAATGGGTTTCAGATAATGTAAAAAATGAGGTTGTTATAGCTTATGTTTCAATGCACGGAAGTGTTGAAAAAGCGATTTCTCATCTTACAAATGAATTGATAAAAAGAGGAATTGAAGTCAAGCCTTTTAATCTCACAAAAACAGATATAGGCGAGCTCGCAGTTTCACTTGTTGATTGTGCAACCCTTATAGTTGCATCTCCAACAGTGTTGGGCGGCCTGCATCCCGCAGCCATGCATGCGTTGTATCTTGTATCGTTACTCCGCCCCAAGGCAAGGCATCTATATCTTATTGCCTCATATGGTTGGGGAAGCAATGTGATGAAGCAGTTGGAAAATATGGGAATAAGACTCACTGGCTCGTTGATAATAAAGGGCTATCCCAAGGAGAAGGATCTGCATGCTATAAGAGAAATGGCTGAGGAAATAGAAAAGAAGCATTCTGGATTATGAAGCCTGAGGGACTAAGAGCAATAAGCAGAAAATTTAACAGACAGAGGGCGCCTGAATGCCGTGCAAAAACAATAAAAAATGAAGAAGATAGGATGGTTGTTGTTTTTAGTGGAACTGCAATTTTCTCCTGTTGTTTTGACGAACATTTTGAAGACTACAGACAAATGCTGAAGGAAATAAATGAAAATTATGAAATTGAAAAGGTGATAAAATATAAAAATTCCTTCATTGTTCTATACAAAAAATTATCTGATGCAATTTGCAACCCTCTTTAAACCTTCCTCTATTAAATTAAGATTTTCAACAAGCGGACCATAACTTATTCTTACTCCTTGTTTTAAGGTATCTCCAAAGCCTTTTCCTGGAATAAAAAGAACGCCTGTTTTCTTTAAAATTCTCTTTACAAATTCTTCTCCGTCTTCATTTACTTTCATAAGGGTATAAAGCCCTCCCTGCGGCGTGAGGCATGGCATATTCAGATATTCTTTTATGCAATTAACGGTGACTTCTGCCGCCTTCTTATAATCATTTTTTATCTTTTCTATGTATTTCTTCAAACTTTTATCTTGTATTGATTTTTCGATGTATGAGGTAAAAGCCATTTGATGCATCGTATCAGGGCATAATATCGTGCATTGCTGAACCCTTTCCATCGCCTCAATCACTTCTTCGTTTGCAATGAGCCATCCCAATCTTCTTCCCAGTCCGCGCCCCCATTTTGAATTGCTATGCAGTGCAATTAACTCAGGATAGTCCGATGGGCCAAAGGAAAAGTAGGCTGGAGGTTTTATAAAGCACTGTGTTTTGTATGCATAATCTATTATAAGATAAGTTTTGTTTTCATGGGAAATGTCCAAAATTGTTTTTACAAATCCGTCACTAAAAACCTGTGATGAAGGATTATCGGGGGATGGAAAAATAATTAATTTTGGCTTCTCTTTATAGTAGATATCCTTAAACTCCTCAGATAATTCATAATCTGGCTTATATTTCCATTCCTCTTCATCAAGAACTTTAAGTCTTATTATTTTTGCATCTTTATTTGCTAATTTTATCTGCCCGTTATAATTTGCATATGTCGGGTCAAAAATTAAAATTTTATCTTCCTTATCAAGAAGCGAGATAAATAAATCATGGGCAAGCTGGGTTGAAGACTGCCCGACAATAATATTTTCCTTTTCAGTTTTAACATCAAATAGCTCCTTTTCCATTTTTGAAATTGCTTCCCTGCATTCATCAAATCCAAGAGTAGGACTGTATGCTCCCGATTCATGAAACTTTTTTCTGTCTTGGCATATCTCCATATACTCCTCCCTTAATATCTCAGGTGAGTGATGTCCTACCCATCCCCCTCCAAAAGAAATTACTTCATCAGGGTCAAGCCCCATATTTATAATATTCTGTCTGCTGGCCATTTTCATTATCTGGCGGATAGGCGACGGCTCGTTAATCATTTCCCTTACAAGGCTGGATAAATACATAATGCTGTATATCAAATGCAATTATATTTTTTTTGTAACCTTATTTTCTTTATTTCATACACTTTCTTATCACCAAATGACTTTATTTCCGCATCAACTATTTCAATTCTATATCTGTAAATAGGGCAATCAACAACAAGTGTTTCATATTCTCCTCCTTCCCCGCTTATATTTACCCCGTATTTGGTGCTCAATTTCCTTAATTCATCTATAAATCTTTCATCTATAGCCCTCCCAAGAAATCTCTCGTCCATACCTTCTGCGGCAGTCGCAACAACAACACAGGAAAATCCCGCATTTATGATTTCATGAAGCAAATTCTCCTGATTCTTGCCCCATAAAGGAGCAAATGATTTGATATTCAATTCTTCTGCAACTTTTTCTATTCTTGTTTTTTGATATTCGCTTTCTATTGCGCCATACACAATTCCTTCAACATTTGCTTTTTTTATAGCTCTTCTTAAATCGTCAATCTCATCACCTGA
Encoded proteins:
- a CDS encoding diphthine--ammonia ligase, giving the protein MNVGCLVSGGKDSIYAMYIAMNYGWNIKCLITIKARNFSWMYHVENIDIIPFISKSTGIPLIFEKGSGDEIDDLRRAIKKANVEGIVYGAIESEYQKTRIEKVAEELNIKSFAPLWGKNQENLLHEIINAGFSCVVVATAAEGMDERFLGRAIDERFIDELRKLSTKYGVNISGEGGEYETLVVDCPIYRYRIEIVDAEIKSFGDKKVYEIKKIRLQKKYNCI
- a CDS encoding pyridoxal phosphate-dependent aminotransferase, which encodes MYLSSLVREMINEPSPIRQIMKMASRQNIINMGLDPDEVISFGGGWVGHHSPEILREEYMEICQDRKKFHESGAYSPTLGFDECREAISKMEKELFDVKTEKENIIVGQSSTQLAHDLFISLLDKEDKILIFDPTYANYNGQIKLANKDAKIIRLKVLDEEEWKYKPDYELSEEFKDIYYKEKPKLIIFPSPDNPSSQVFSDGFVKTILDISHENKTYLIIDYAYKTQCFIKPPAYFSFGPSDYPELIALHSNSKWGRGLGRRLGWLIANEEVIEAMERVQQCTILCPDTMHQMAFTSYIEKSIQDKSLKKYIEKIKNDYKKAAEVTVNCIKEYLNMPCLTPQGGLYTLMKVNEDGEEFVKRILKKTGVLFIPGKGFGDTLKQGVRISYGPLVENLNLIEEGLKRVANCIR
- a CDS encoding rubredoxin, which encodes MKKYKCVVCGYIYDPEEGDIENGIPPGTPFEALPADWTCPICGAGKEDFEEI
- a CDS encoding FprA family A-type flavoprotein, encoding MSREIKKDIYYVGAIDWHRRLFDELIPLPDGTTYNSYLIRDEKIVLIDTVDPKKENELVENLEEIGIHRIDYIIANHAEQDHSGSLPAIISRYKEAKILTNERCKEFLKDLLLIPDERFITIKDKQEISIGHRKLKFFLTPWTHWPETMITYDMEDKILFTCDLFGSHLATSNIFSRDEKLYSAAKRYYAEIMMPFRNKIKDYISSIEKMDIEIIAPSHGPIYREPEFILNAYKEWVSDNVKNEVVIAYVSMHGSVEKAISHLTNELIKRGIEVKPFNLTKTDIGELAVSLVDCATLIVASPTVLGGLHPAAMHALYLVSLLRPKARHLYLIASYGWGSNVMKQLENMGIRLTGSLIIKGYPKEKDLHAIREMAEEIEKKHSGL